A portion of the Pelodiscus sinensis isolate JC-2024 chromosome 20, ASM4963464v1, whole genome shotgun sequence genome contains these proteins:
- the NPB gene encoding neuropeptide B, whose translation MQGARPRALLCLALAALLCPPAAAWYKQAAGPSAYSVGRASGLLSGLRRAPYARRAEPESRAPLLPPEPRSMAPCVKDVAPELRSCQLLPGVPSTIQCEADVTVSLDPSDCAA comes from the exons ATGCAGGGAGCCCGACCCCGcgccctgctctgcctggccctggccgcgCTGCTCTGCCCGCCCGCTGCGGCGTGGTACAAGCAGGCGGCCGGGCCCAGCGCCTATTCCGTGGGCAGAGCCTCGGGGCTGCTGTCCGGGCTCCGCCGCGCCCCCTACGCCCGCCGCGCCGAGCCCGAGAGCCGCGCCCCGCTGCTGCCCCCCGAGCCGCGGAGCATG GCGCCCTGCGTGAAGGACGTGGCCCCGGAGCTGCggagctgccagctgctgcccGGAGTCCCCAGCACGATCCAGTGCGAGGCCGATGTCACCGTGTCCCTGGACCCGTCGGACTGCGCCGCCTGA